From Triticum aestivum cultivar Chinese Spring chromosome 4A, IWGSC CS RefSeq v2.1, whole genome shotgun sequence, a single genomic window includes:
- the LOC123087725 gene encoding glutathione S-transferase 4 — translation MAPMKVYGWAVSPWMARVLVCLEEAGAEYEIVPMSRSGGDHRQPDHLARNPFGEIPVLEDGDLTLYQSRGVARYILRKCKPELLRAGNLAESAMVDVWLDVEALQLEPIVRPIVANCILYPLEGCYRDQKIVEEKIEKLKKLLEVYESRLSCSKYLAGDFISLADLSHFSFMRYFMATEYADQLDTYPHVKAWWAALLARPSVKKVMAGMPPDFGFGSGNIP, via the exons ATGGCGCCCATGAAGGTGTACGGGTGGGCGGTGTCGCCATGGATGGCCCGGGTCCTCGTCTGCTTGGAGGAGGCCGGCGCCGAGTACGAGATCGTGCCCATGAGCAGGAGCGGCGGCGATCACCGGCAGCCGGACCACCTCGCCAGAAAC CCCTTCGGTGAGATCCCGGTGTTGGAGGATGGCGACTTGACGCTTTACC AATCTCGTGGCGTCGCAAGGTACATTCTTCGTAAGTGCAAACCCGAGCTTCTGCGAGCAGGCAACCTCGCCGAGTCGGCGATGGTGGATGTATGGCTCGACGTGGAAGCCCTCCAGCTCGAGCCTATAGTGCGGCCAATTGTGGCTAACTGCATCCTCTACCCGCTCGAAGGGTGCTACCGCGACCAAAAGATCGTTGAGGAAAAAATCGAGAAGTTGAAGAAGCTGTTGGAGGTCTACGAGTCAAGGTTATCCTGCAGCAAGTATTTGGCCGGGGATTTCATCAGCCTCGCCGACCTTAGCCATTTCTCCTTCATGCGCTACTTCATGGCGACGGAGTATGCAGACCAGCTCGACACTTACCCACACGTCAAGGCATGGTGGGCCGCGTTGCTTGCAAGGCCTTCGGTCAAGAAGGTGATGGCTGGCATGCCTCCCGATTTTGGGTTTGGGAGTGGGAACATACCATAA